A stretch of the Gossypium hirsutum isolate 1008001.06 chromosome D07, Gossypium_hirsutum_v2.1, whole genome shotgun sequence genome encodes the following:
- the LOC107886674 gene encoding probable LRR receptor-like serine/threonine-protein kinase At4g36180 isoform X1 produces MSSFAPTSRQKGFSIYTKRPQGLIYGIPFSAVYFLFPFSVLFDFFTYFLSLSTVSKPASLLSKPSELGICSQLQVIQLRSNRLIGNATADFSRLSHLKELDLGSNKLNGEIPEEIALQKQRKLILLIAMVVGGIGLFVVFCCGYIYSLLRWWKRWMTGEKKRSTGSASSGADQSRGSSTSFR; encoded by the exons ATGAGTTCCTTTGCCCCAACATCTC GACAAAAGGGTTTTTCGATCTATACCAAAAGACCACAGGGATTGATCTATGGAATTCCTTTTTCAGCAgtgtattttctttttcctttttcagttttattcgatttttttacttattttctttctctctccACTGTTTCGAAGCCAGCTTCTCTTTTGTCGAAGCCATCGGAGCTCGGTATTTGTTCTCAGCTTCAAGTGATTCAGCTTCGTTCGAATCGATTGATCGGTAATGCAACGGCGGATTTCTCTCGGTTGTCTCATTTAAAAGAGCTTGATTTGGGTTCTAACAAGTTAAATGGTGAAATCCCAGAAGAAATCGCCTTACAG AAACAGAGGAAGCTGATTTTGTTGATTGCTATGGTCGTTGGTGGTATTGGGCTATTTGTCGTGTTTTGTTGCGGTTACATTTACAGTCTTCTACGGTGGTGGAAGAGGTGGATGACCGGAGAGAAGAAGCGGAGTACGGGTAGTGCTAGTTCGGGAGCAGATCAAAGTCGTGGAAGTTCAACTTCTTTTCGTTGA
- the LOC107886674 gene encoding probable LRR receptor-like serine/threonine-protein kinase At4g36180 isoform X2 — protein MSSFAPTSRQKGFSIYTKRPQGLIYGIPFSAVYFLFPFSVLFDFFTYFLSLSTVSKPASLLSKPSELGICSQLQVIQLRSNRLIGNATADFSRLSHLKELDLGSNKLNGEIPEEIALQSSTVVEEVDDRREEAEYG, from the exons ATGAGTTCCTTTGCCCCAACATCTC GACAAAAGGGTTTTTCGATCTATACCAAAAGACCACAGGGATTGATCTATGGAATTCCTTTTTCAGCAgtgtattttctttttcctttttcagttttattcgatttttttacttattttctttctctctccACTGTTTCGAAGCCAGCTTCTCTTTTGTCGAAGCCATCGGAGCTCGGTATTTGTTCTCAGCTTCAAGTGATTCAGCTTCGTTCGAATCGATTGATCGGTAATGCAACGGCGGATTTCTCTCGGTTGTCTCATTTAAAAGAGCTTGATTTGGGTTCTAACAAGTTAAATGGTGAAATCCCAGAAGAAATCGCCTTACAG TCTTCTACGGTGGTGGAAGAGGTGGATGACCGGAGAGAAGAAGCGGAGTACGGGTAG
- the LOC107904447 gene encoding E3 ubiquitin-protein ligase PUB24: MDEIEIPQYFICPISLQIMKDPVTAVTGITYDRESIEQWLKTSKHTTCPVTKQALPSDSDLTPNHTLWRLIQAWSAANASNGMDLIPTPKTPVSKSRVVKLIRDFGVPSLYMNALKKMEVLAEDNERKRKCLEEAGVPKAVILLLITCHRQGKISCLEQALRILHLIWTPSSEIKALVNQNCDFIDCLTWILLCETENPVIITTHVMVILKRVIEVTNSRLLEKLKPEFFKQMLRVLKSKTSQQATKSALHILIQTCQWGRNKSKMMDANAIFELIEFELEKPEKHVTELIINLLAHLCSCADGRAQFLGHAGSIAMVAKRILKVSPATDDRAVQILKSISKYAATKHVLVEMLKVGAVTKLCMVMQADCAAYVKEKARGILRLHSNLWNGSPCIAVYLLTRYQR; the protein is encoded by the coding sequence ATGGATGAAATAGAAATACCTCAATATTTCATCTGTCCAATATCACTGCAAATCATGAAGGACCCTGTTACAGCGGTTACAGGCATCACGTACGACAGGGAAAGCATAGAGCAATGGTTGAAGACTTCAAAGCACACGACCTGCCCCGTTACCAAGCAGGCTTTGCCATCGGATTCTGATTTAACACCCAACCACACGCTGTGGCGGCTGATTCAGGCATGGTCTGCAGCAAATGCAAGTAATGGCATGGATTTAATTCCCACACCCAAAACTCCCGTCAGCAAGAGCCGTGTTGTTAAACTCATTCGTGACTTTGGGGTCCCTAGTTTGTATATGAACGCTTTGAAGAAAATGGAAGTCCTTGCGGAGGACAATGAGAGGAAGCGGAAATGTCTGGAGGAAGCAGGTGTCCCGAAGGCTGTGATTTTGTTATTAATCACATGTCACAGACAAGGTAAAATTAGCTGTCTTGAACAAGCTTTGAGGATTCTGCATCTTATTTGGACACCAAGTAGTGAAATCAAGGCTCTTGTAAATCAAAATTGCGATTTCATAGACTGTTTGACATGGATTCTTTTGTGTGAGACCGAGAATCCTGTTATTATCACGACTCATGTAATGGTAATCTTGAAAAGGGTGATTGAAGTCACTAATTCAAGGTTGTTGGAGAAGTTGAAACCCgaattcttcaaacaaatgtTAAGGGTACTGAAATCCAAAACCTCTCAACAAGCTACCAAATCCGCCTTGCACATCTTGATCCAAACATGTCAATGGGGAAGAAACAAATCCAAAATGATGGACGCCAATGCGATTTTCGAGCTCATCGAATTTGAGCTGGAGAAACCCGAAAAGCATGTGACGGAACTGATCATCAATCTCTTGGCACATCTCTGTTCATGTGCCGATGGAAGAGCTCAATTTCTAGGCCACGCCGGGAGCATAGCCATGGTGGCTAAAAGGATCCTAAAAGTCTCTCCGGCGACAGATGATCGAGCTGTTCAAATACTTAAATCAATCTCCAAATATGCTGCAACAAAACATGTACTTGTAGAGATGTTGAAGGTTGGGGCAGTAACAAAGCTTTGCATGGTAATGCAAGCAGATTGTGCCGCATATGTCAAAGAGAAAGCCAGGGGAATCCTTAGATTACACTCCAACTTATGGAATGGTTCTCCCTGTATTGCTGTTTATCTGTTAACCAGGTACCAAAGGTAA
- the LOC107955472 gene encoding transcription factor PERIANTHIA, producing MVNMVDQPKSKSGDQKTLRRLAQNREAARKSRLRKKPYVQQLESSQLRLTELEQELQRARQQGIFIASGLSGDHGHTVAGNAALAFDMEYGRWLDEHQQLINDLRSTVNSHMGDNELCILVGGVMAHYDKVFKLKSIGAKVDVFHMLSGMWKTPAERCFMWLGGFRSFELMKILGNHLEPLTDQQLISICNLQQSS from the coding sequence ATGGTGAATATGGTGGATCAACCCAAGTCAAAAAGTGGTGATCAAAAGACACTTCGCAGGCTTGCTCAGAATCGAGAAGCTGCAAGGAAAAGTAGATTGAGGAAAAAACCCTATGTTCAGCAGCTTGAGAGTAGTCAACTCAGGCTTACAGAACTAGAGCAAGAGCTTCAAAGGGCACGGCAGCAGGGTATTTTTATCGCATCTGGACTTTCAGGGGACCATGGCCATACAGTTGCGGGAAATGCTGCTTTGGCATTTGACATGGAATATGGTCGCTGGCTTGATGAACATCAACAACTGATAAATGACTTAAGATCAACTGTAAATTCTCATATGGGGGATAATGAATTGTGCATTCTTGTTGGGGGTGTCATGGCACATTATGATAAGGTTTTCAAGCTAAAAAGCATTGGTGCCAAGGTAGATGTATTTCACATGCTATCTGGTATGTGGAAAACACCTGCAGAGAGGTGCTTTATGTGGTTGGGAGGATTTCGTTCATTTGAACTTATGAAGATCCTTGGAAACCACCTAGAGCCTTTGACAGACCAACAATTAATAAGCATATGTAATCTGCAGCAGTCGTCTTAA